One region of Lampris incognitus isolate fLamInc1 chromosome 12, fLamInc1.hap2, whole genome shotgun sequence genomic DNA includes:
- the atp6v1g1 gene encoding V-type proton ATPase subunit G 1, whose amino-acid sequence MASQSQGIQQLLQAEKRAAEKVAEARKRKNRRLKQAKEEAQAEIEQYRLQREKEFKTKEAAALGSHGNSAVEVDRETAERMSRIQASYRGNREAVLGDLLRLVCDIKPEFHANYRVAG is encoded by the exons ATGGCGAGCCAGTCGCAGGGCATCCAGCAGCTGCTGCAGGCGGAGAAGAGGGCCGCGGAGAAGGTGGCCGAGGCCCGCAAAC ggAAGAACAGGCGTCTGAAACAGGCAAAGGAGGAGGCTCAGGCGGAGATCGAGCAGTATCGcctacagagagagaaagagttcaAGACCAAGGAGGCAGCG GCACTGGGTTCCCACGGCAACAGCGCGGTGGAGGTGGACCGTGAGACGGCGGAGCGCATGAGTCGCATCCAGGCCAGCTACCGTGGCAACCGCGAGGCTGTGCTCGGCGACCTGCTGCGTCTCGTCTGTGACATCAAGCCCGAGTTCCACGCCAACTACCGCGTCGCCGGCTAG